The Saccharomonospora cyanea NA-134 genome includes a region encoding these proteins:
- a CDS encoding L,D-transpeptidase family protein has product MLALAAAATLALLTSACGGGDADNAAEAASGEQQAASLPEATTYGEIPNAPKDPEPNAPTEGEVLHPTRELTVHDAVDGNPIARLPVKQISSPTWVPVIKREGDWAQILLPTRPNGATGWINTSGGAVESAENDYLVNVDLKSFSLEILKDGEQIGKWTVGIGEPDSPTPPGRAYIIASIEETVNDYSPIVLPLSYHSNSHETYGGGPGTVGIHTWPDDSFVGKANSDGCIRVTKDALDALVKLPLGTIVNIV; this is encoded by the coding sequence ATGTTGGCGCTCGCGGCCGCCGCGACGCTGGCATTGTTGACCTCCGCTTGTGGCGGCGGGGACGCCGACAACGCGGCCGAGGCCGCGAGCGGTGAGCAGCAGGCCGCCTCGCTTCCGGAAGCCACCACGTACGGGGAAATCCCGAACGCGCCCAAGGATCCGGAGCCGAACGCCCCGACCGAAGGGGAGGTTCTCCACCCGACCCGCGAACTCACGGTGCACGACGCGGTCGACGGCAATCCGATCGCCCGGCTGCCCGTCAAGCAGATCTCCTCGCCGACGTGGGTACCCGTCATCAAGCGCGAGGGTGACTGGGCGCAGATCCTGCTGCCCACCCGGCCCAACGGTGCGACCGGGTGGATCAACACGTCCGGTGGCGCGGTCGAGTCGGCCGAGAACGACTACCTCGTCAACGTCGATCTCAAGTCGTTCAGTCTCGAGATCCTCAAGGACGGCGAGCAGATCGGCAAATGGACGGTCGGGATCGGAGAGCCCGACTCCCCGACTCCCCCCGGGCGTGCCTACATCATCGCCTCCATCGAGGAGACGGTGAACGACTACAGCCCGATCGTCCTGCCGCTGAGCTACCACTCGAACTCGCACGAGACCTACGGCGGTGGCCCCGGCACGGTCGGCATCCACACCTGGCCTGACGACAGCTTCGTCGGCAAGGCCAACAGCGACGGGTGCATCCGGGTGACCAAGGACGCTCTCGACGCACTCGTCAAGCTCCCGCTCGGAACGATCGTCAACATCGTCTGA
- a CDS encoding DUF6319 family protein has protein sequence MTVDAASATHGRDETPVSHEGEQGNAPEQREQQEQPEQSQPDTAKPQRAKTKSSARKTRTVVLTLTVTGTADGEWQAELKHGSKWVAKGLDIPASAVSRAAKELHEELSAPIDQVINEAREQQQAKVAQLEAELEQARQALAELQD, from the coding sequence ATGACCGTTGACGCTGCTTCCGCGACCCACGGACGGGACGAAACCCCGGTGAGCCACGAGGGCGAGCAGGGGAACGCTCCGGAGCAGCGAGAGCAGCAGGAACAGCCCGAACAGTCCCAGCCGGACACGGCCAAGCCGCAGCGGGCCAAGACCAAGAGCAGCGCCCGCAAGACGCGGACCGTCGTACTCACGCTCACCGTCACCGGGACCGCCGACGGTGAGTGGCAGGCCGAGCTCAAGCACGGCAGCAAGTGGGTCGCCAAGGGACTGGACATCCCCGCCTCCGCCGTGTCCCGCGCGGCGAAGGAACTCCACGAGGAGCTGTCCGCACCCATCGACCAAGTGATCAACGAGGCCCGCGAGCAGCAGCAGGCCAAGGTCGCGCAGCTCGAAGCCGAGCTGGAGCAGGCCAGGCAGGCGCTGGCCGAACTGCAGGACTGA
- a CDS encoding VIT1/CCC1 transporter family protein translates to MSDTSKQAHSNEPHAPDVGGKLNWLRAGVLGANDGIVSTAGLVVGVAGATTDQHAILFAGVAGVVAGALSMAGGEYVSVSTQRDTERALLRLERHELRTMPEEEERELAQFYEAKGLSPRLATEVARELTEKDALRAHAEVELGIDPEQLTRPWQAAWASLFAFTAGALLPLLAILFFPPTARVPATACAVVVALTITGWVSARLGQAPPARAAARNVGVGVLTMLVTYAVGFGSGTALG, encoded by the coding sequence GTGTCCGACACCTCGAAGCAGGCCCACTCGAACGAACCGCACGCCCCCGACGTGGGCGGCAAGCTCAACTGGTTGCGGGCCGGGGTACTCGGGGCCAACGACGGCATCGTGTCCACCGCGGGGTTGGTGGTGGGGGTCGCCGGCGCGACGACGGACCAGCACGCCATCCTGTTCGCCGGGGTCGCCGGTGTCGTGGCGGGCGCGCTCTCGATGGCCGGCGGCGAGTACGTCTCGGTGTCGACACAACGAGACACGGAACGCGCGCTGCTGCGCCTCGAACGGCACGAGCTGCGCACGATGCCCGAGGAGGAGGAACGGGAACTCGCGCAGTTCTACGAGGCGAAAGGACTGTCTCCCCGGCTGGCGACCGAGGTGGCACGGGAACTCACCGAGAAGGACGCGCTGCGCGCGCACGCCGAGGTCGAGCTGGGCATCGATCCCGAGCAGCTCACCAGGCCGTGGCAGGCCGCGTGGGCGTCGCTGTTCGCGTTCACCGCGGGGGCACTGCTGCCCCTGCTTGCGATCCTGTTCTTCCCTCCGACCGCGAGGGTGCCGGCCACGGCGTGCGCGGTCGTGGTCGCCCTGACGATCACCGGCTGGGTGAGCGCCCGGCTCGGCCAGGCACCTCCGGCACGAGCCGCCGCCCGCAACGTCGGGGTGGGCGTGCTGACGATGCTCGTGACGTACGCCGTGGGCTTCGGGTCCGGTACGGCGCTCGGATGA
- a CDS encoding phage holin family protein: MRRVSSPRNLSGDGAGGGPAMPYLPLSPDGGTAQDESIGSLVKDAAQHVSTLVRAEVELIKSEAVGEAKKAFKGSLFFVVAGVIALYSSFFFFFFLGELISEWLPRWAAFGIVFLLMLLTAGLAAYAGLRKWKRVRKPQRSIDSLKDTADVLRHRRTSTAEETTGSAAAR; this comes from the coding sequence ATGAGGCGCGTGAGCAGCCCCAGGAACCTTTCGGGGGACGGCGCGGGTGGTGGCCCTGCGATGCCCTACCTCCCACTGTCCCCCGACGGCGGAACAGCACAGGACGAGTCCATCGGCTCGCTGGTGAAGGATGCGGCCCAGCACGTATCCACGCTGGTCAGAGCCGAAGTCGAGCTGATCAAGTCCGAAGCCGTCGGTGAGGCGAAGAAGGCCTTCAAGGGCAGTCTGTTCTTCGTCGTCGCCGGCGTGATCGCACTGTACAGCTCGTTCTTCTTCTTTTTCTTCCTCGGCGAGCTGATCTCCGAGTGGTTGCCGCGCTGGGCCGCGTTCGGCATCGTCTTCCTGCTGATGCTGCTGACGGCCGGGCTCGCGGCTTACGCCGGTCTGCGGAAGTGGAAGCGCGTGCGGAAGCCGCAGCGTTCGATCGACAGTCTGAAGGACACCGCTGACGTGCTGCGGCACCGGCGGACGTCCACCGCGGAGGAGACCACCGGCTCCGCGGCGGCACGCTGA
- a CDS encoding alpha/beta fold hydrolase — translation MSPPDPSTVRHPGPWTHRDVSANGIRLHVAELGSGPAVLLLHGFGEFWWSWHHQLRTLSAAGFRVVAADLRGYGDSDKPPRGYDGWTLAGDVAGLVRALGERRAHLVGHAWGGLLAWSVAALHPRVVASVSVLGGAHPLALRAAIRQSWWRRRGQASAMRHLLRFQVPMLPERKLVADEAAEVENLLRAWSGNGWREQPDFAETARRFRDAMRVPGVAHSALEYYRWAFRSQFRGDGRRFAEAVSARVTMPVLQVHGDDDPCVLPETARDSAPWRGPASRLERLPGVGHFPHLEAPEHTTKLLTEFLHGC, via the coding sequence GTGTCCCCTCCCGATCCTTCGACCGTGCGCCATCCCGGCCCCTGGACACATCGCGACGTGTCCGCCAACGGCATCCGGCTGCACGTCGCCGAACTCGGGTCCGGGCCTGCCGTCCTGCTGCTGCACGGGTTCGGCGAGTTCTGGTGGTCCTGGCACCACCAGTTGCGCACGCTCTCCGCCGCGGGCTTCCGGGTCGTCGCGGCGGATCTGCGGGGTTACGGGGACTCCGACAAACCGCCGCGCGGCTACGACGGCTGGACGCTGGCCGGTGACGTCGCCGGCCTCGTGCGCGCGCTCGGGGAGCGTCGGGCGCATCTCGTGGGACACGCCTGGGGCGGCCTGCTCGCGTGGTCCGTCGCGGCACTGCATCCCCGTGTGGTGGCCTCGGTGAGCGTGCTCGGCGGAGCACACCCACTGGCCCTGCGTGCGGCGATCCGGCAGAGCTGGTGGCGGCGGCGTGGCCAGGCGAGCGCCATGCGCCACCTGCTGCGGTTCCAGGTCCCGATGCTGCCCGAACGCAAGCTTGTGGCGGACGAGGCGGCCGAGGTCGAGAACCTGCTTCGCGCGTGGTCGGGCAACGGCTGGCGGGAACAGCCCGACTTCGCGGAGACCGCACGCCGCTTCCGCGACGCCATGCGGGTGCCCGGCGTCGCCCACAGCGCATTGGAGTACTACCGGTGGGCGTTCCGCTCGCAGTTCCGGGGCGACGGGCGCCGCTTCGCCGAGGCCGTCTCCGCCCGGGTGACGATGCCGGTGCTGCAGGTCCACGGCGACGACGACCCGTGCGTGCTGCCGGAAACCGCGCGCGACTCGGCGCCGTGGCGTGGCCCCGCTTCCCGGTTGGAACGGCTGCCGGGTGTGGGCCACTTCCCCCATCTCGAAGCGCCCGAGCACACCACCAAACTGCTCACGGAGTTCCTGCACGGCTGCTGA
- a CDS encoding MarP family serine protease yields MNWVDVLVVLLALLAAVSGARQGFVVALPAFLGVIAGAVLGVRLAPLVIEAFDHPAARVGFAVGTVVFLVVLGETAGVYLGNKLKRRISSPKLSGLDNALGAIVQGAVVFVVAWLIALPLTSVAALPGLTRAINDSTVLGGVNEVMPEAAQGLPGELRQLLDESGFPAILAPFQDTPVREIEPPDPALQESAVVQGVRTSVLKVRGAAPSCSRSLEGTGFVVDDERVMTNAHVVAGTDRVAVETAQGELDAQVVHYDPATDLAVLAVPGLAARPLALAAEPAAAGDDTIALGYPLDGPYTATPTRVRERITLRGPDIYDSATVQRDVYTVRGQVRSGNSGGPLIDPDGQVVGVVFGASVEDPDTGFVLTADEVRDEIERADSFTSEVATGSCTA; encoded by the coding sequence GTGAACTGGGTCGACGTGCTGGTGGTCCTGCTGGCACTGCTCGCGGCGGTCTCCGGTGCGCGTCAGGGCTTCGTCGTCGCCTTGCCCGCCTTCCTCGGTGTCATCGCCGGTGCGGTGCTCGGTGTCCGGCTCGCGCCCCTCGTCATCGAGGCGTTCGACCACCCCGCCGCGAGGGTCGGGTTCGCGGTCGGCACGGTGGTCTTCCTCGTGGTGCTCGGCGAAACCGCGGGGGTGTACCTCGGCAACAAGCTCAAACGCAGGATCTCCTCCCCGAAGCTGTCCGGCCTGGACAACGCGCTGGGGGCGATCGTGCAGGGCGCCGTGGTGTTCGTCGTGGCGTGGCTGATCGCGCTGCCGTTGACGAGTGTCGCCGCCCTGCCGGGCCTGACCCGGGCCATCAACGACTCGACCGTGCTCGGTGGTGTCAACGAGGTGATGCCCGAGGCCGCGCAGGGGCTTCCGGGCGAGCTGCGGCAGTTGCTCGACGAATCCGGGTTCCCCGCGATCCTGGCGCCGTTCCAGGACACGCCCGTGCGCGAGATCGAACCTCCCGACCCGGCGTTGCAGGAGAGCGCGGTGGTCCAGGGAGTGCGGACCAGCGTGCTGAAGGTGCGGGGCGCCGCGCCGAGCTGTTCGCGATCACTCGAAGGCACCGGGTTCGTCGTCGACGACGAGCGCGTGATGACCAACGCGCACGTGGTCGCGGGTACCGACCGGGTCGCCGTGGAGACGGCGCAGGGCGAACTCGACGCCCAGGTGGTGCACTACGACCCGGCCACCGACCTCGCGGTACTCGCCGTGCCGGGGCTGGCCGCCAGGCCGCTCGCGCTGGCTGCGGAACCCGCAGCCGCGGGCGACGACACCATCGCACTCGGCTACCCGCTGGACGGCCCGTACACCGCGACACCGACCCGCGTTCGGGAACGCATCACGCTGCGCGGTCCGGACATCTACGACTCCGCGACGGTCCAGCGTGACGTCTACACCGTTCGCGGACAGGTGCGCAGCGGCAACTCGGGCGGGCCGCTGATCGACCCGGACGGCCAGGTCGTCGGTGTCGTGTTCGGCGCCTCGGTGGAAGATCCGGACACCGGTTTCGTTCTCACCGCCGACGAGGTCCGCGACGAGATCGAGCGGGCGGACTCCTTCACCTCGGAGGTCGCGACGGGTTCCTGCACGGCCTGA
- a CDS encoding NUDIX hydrolase: MSGPLVPSAEAPDFLRPLVEASAKVDSTTFTRVTAPPYAGARRASVLMLFGERADHTDGPDVLLLRRADTLGSHAGQVAFPGGGAEDGESPVATALREAEEETGVAPEGVRPVAVFPELYVPVSRFAVTPVLAHWHSPSPVRPVDPAETAAVARVPIAELADPGNRFSVRLKRSGWRGPAFTVRGLFVWGFTAGLLSALLDLGGWAREWDRDDVRDLDVALAEHEARMAGRADVTGERR, translated from the coding sequence ATGAGCGGGCCGCTGGTGCCGTCGGCCGAGGCGCCGGACTTCCTGCGTCCGCTCGTCGAGGCCAGCGCGAAGGTGGACTCGACCACGTTCACCCGCGTGACCGCGCCGCCGTACGCCGGTGCCCGGCGTGCCTCGGTGCTCATGTTGTTCGGGGAGAGGGCCGACCACACCGACGGGCCCGACGTGCTGCTGCTGCGCAGAGCCGACACGCTCGGCTCCCACGCGGGGCAGGTGGCGTTCCCGGGTGGCGGCGCCGAGGACGGCGAGAGCCCGGTGGCGACCGCGCTTCGGGAGGCGGAGGAGGAGACCGGGGTGGCGCCCGAGGGAGTCCGCCCCGTCGCCGTGTTCCCCGAGCTGTACGTGCCCGTGTCGCGGTTCGCGGTCACGCCGGTGCTCGCGCACTGGCATTCGCCGTCACCCGTGCGGCCCGTCGACCCGGCGGAGACGGCGGCCGTGGCGAGGGTGCCGATCGCGGAACTCGCCGACCCCGGCAACCGGTTCTCGGTCAGGCTGAAGCGCTCAGGCTGGCGGGGGCCCGCCTTCACGGTCCGGGGCCTGTTCGTCTGGGGTTTCACGGCGGGTCTGCTCTCGGCGTTGCTCGACCTCGGCGGCTGGGCCAGGGAATGGGACCGCGACGATGTGCGGGATCTTGACGTAGCGTTGGCCGAACACGAGGCCCGCATGGCCGGCCGGGCGGACGTGACGGGGGAGAGACGGTGA
- a CDS encoding TlpA family protein disulfide reductase, with protein MTTATKWALAVGALALALIVALLPRSESMPPEPDTDLGPAREQAALAACAPARNGAAEGFSGVEVHCLGDGSRVEFADALGDGPTLVNVWATWCEPCREELPLLAEYAARPDAARVVTVQVQSSPEDGLRLLTELGVRLPALHDGEGATGPVRKALRVPTGLPASYVVEDGEARLVTEPRLFTSIDEISDAVEGAG; from the coding sequence TTGACGACGGCGACGAAGTGGGCGCTGGCCGTGGGTGCACTGGCACTCGCGTTGATCGTCGCGTTGCTGCCCAGGTCGGAGAGCATGCCACCGGAGCCTGACACCGACCTCGGACCCGCCAGGGAGCAGGCGGCGCTCGCGGCGTGCGCTCCAGCGCGGAACGGTGCAGCCGAGGGCTTCTCCGGGGTGGAGGTCCACTGCCTCGGCGACGGCTCGCGGGTGGAGTTCGCCGACGCGCTGGGTGACGGTCCGACGCTCGTGAACGTGTGGGCGACCTGGTGTGAACCCTGCCGGGAGGAGTTGCCGTTGCTCGCGGAGTACGCCGCACGACCGGACGCCGCCCGTGTCGTGACGGTGCAGGTGCAGAGCTCCCCGGAGGACGGGCTCCGGCTGCTCACCGAACTCGGGGTGCGGCTGCCCGCGCTGCACGACGGCGAGGGCGCCACAGGACCGGTACGCAAGGCGCTGCGGGTGCCCACCGGCCTGCCCGCCTCGTACGTCGTCGAGGACGGCGAGGCCCGGCTCGTGACCGAGCCCCGGCTGTTCACGTCGATCGACGAGATCTCGGACGCGGTGGAGGGTGCCGGATGA
- the nth gene encoding endonuclease III, whose protein sequence is MKRCLDVAYPNAHCELNFSTPLELLVAVILSAQCTDERVNQVTPALFARYPTASDYAGAERTELEELIRPTGFFRNKATSLMGLGAALVDRHGGEVPGRLDELVKLPGVGRKTANVVLGEAFGVPGITVDTHFGRLVRRWGWTDSEDPVKVEHEIGSLFPRKEWTMLSHRVIFHGRRVCHSRRPACGACPLARDCPSFGAGPTEFDVAAKLVKGAERDHLLELVTRS, encoded by the coding sequence ATGAAACGTTGCCTCGATGTGGCCTACCCAAACGCACACTGCGAACTGAACTTCTCCACGCCGCTGGAACTCCTGGTGGCCGTCATCCTGTCCGCGCAGTGCACCGACGAGAGGGTGAACCAGGTCACCCCCGCGCTGTTCGCTCGCTACCCGACCGCCTCCGACTACGCGGGAGCCGAACGTACCGAGTTGGAGGAGCTGATCCGCCCCACCGGGTTCTTCCGCAACAAGGCGACCTCCCTGATGGGGCTCGGTGCCGCCCTCGTGGACCGGCACGGCGGGGAGGTGCCGGGCAGGCTCGACGAGCTCGTGAAGCTTCCCGGCGTGGGGCGCAAGACGGCCAACGTGGTGCTCGGCGAGGCGTTCGGTGTGCCGGGCATCACCGTGGACACGCACTTCGGCCGTCTCGTGCGGCGCTGGGGCTGGACCGACAGCGAGGACCCGGTGAAGGTCGAGCACGAGATCGGCTCGCTGTTCCCTCGCAAGGAATGGACCATGCTGTCTCACCGCGTGATCTTCCACGGGCGCCGGGTGTGTCACTCGCGCAGACCCGCGTGCGGCGCGTGCCCGCTGGCCAGGGACTGCCCGTCCTTCGGCGCGGGCCCGACCGAGTTCGACGTCGCGGCGAAGCTCGTGAAGGGAGCCGAGCGCGATCATCTGCTGGAGCTGGTGACTCGGTCTTGA
- a CDS encoding Crp/Fnr family transcriptional regulator, giving the protein MDETLARAGIFQGVEPAAAEALAQTLETVEFPRGHVIFNEGEPGDKLYIIKSGKVKIGRKSADGRENLFQIMGPSDMFGELSIFDPGPRTSTATTVTEVSAVTMDRPALRQWISTRPEIAEQLLRVVARRLRRTNNMVAELIFTDVPGRVARALLQLAQRFGSQEAGLLRVTHDLTQEEIAQYVGASRETVNKALADFAHRGWLRLEGKSVLILDPERLARRAR; this is encoded by the coding sequence GTGGACGAGACCCTGGCCCGCGCGGGCATCTTCCAGGGTGTGGAACCGGCGGCGGCCGAGGCGCTCGCGCAGACTCTGGAGACAGTGGAATTTCCCCGTGGCCACGTGATCTTCAACGAGGGCGAGCCGGGGGACAAGCTCTACATCATCAAGTCGGGCAAGGTGAAGATCGGCCGCAAGTCGGCCGACGGCCGGGAGAACCTCTTCCAGATCATGGGCCCGTCGGACATGTTCGGTGAGCTGTCGATCTTCGACCCTGGTCCGCGCACATCGACCGCGACGACGGTCACCGAGGTGAGCGCGGTCACAATGGATCGTCCGGCGCTGCGGCAGTGGATCTCGACGCGGCCGGAGATCGCCGAGCAGCTCCTCCGGGTCGTCGCGCGTCGGCTCCGCCGCACCAACAACATGGTCGCCGAGCTGATCTTCACCGACGTCCCCGGCCGGGTCGCGCGGGCGCTGCTTCAGCTCGCCCAGCGCTTCGGCAGCCAGGAGGCCGGCCTGCTGCGGGTCACCCACGACCTGACGCAGGAGGAGATCGCCCAGTACGTCGGCGCGTCGCGCGAGACCGTCAACAAGGCGCTCGCCGACTTCGCGCACCGCGGCTGGCTACGACTTGAGGGCAAGAGTGTGCTGATCCTCGACCCGGAGCGGCTGGCCCGAAGGGCTCGCTGA
- a CDS encoding MFS transporter — protein MSHSSESGRTTLADYRLALTTRQARRPLVASLLARLPIAMVGISELLYVQHETGTYAVAGLVSASTLVGVAVGSVAQGRLMDRFGPTRPLLSVSALFAVTIAALIAAIEGHLATPVLVALAFGIGVFEPSCGSASRALWGRLLPSGPALTAAYSYEAISMEVFFILGPGLAGALIAAPWPGTGMVLAASCMVIGAVMFALSPAVRAWPPAVRANTTLLGAFASPGMRTLALAALGFGMVIGFVEVAIPAAATEAGNTAMGGVLLSVWSVSSVIFGVLFSLRPWPRPLGLRLPVLLALFGAGVALLAWPSTLWGLGLAMLVAGAMITPQSTSHSMAIELVAPKDTAAEAFGWVLTAITLGLAIGQSASGYLVERSGPPLAFLVAAVCALALAGVVWLRRSSVRAVAPATEQPDGALA, from the coding sequence GTGTCCCACTCCTCCGAGTCCGGTCGCACGACCCTTGCCGACTACCGACTGGCCCTGACCACGCGGCAGGCCCGTCGCCCCCTCGTCGCATCACTGCTGGCCCGGCTTCCCATAGCCATGGTCGGCATCTCCGAACTGCTCTACGTCCAGCACGAGACCGGCACGTACGCCGTCGCGGGCCTGGTGTCGGCCAGCACGCTCGTCGGCGTCGCCGTGGGTTCGGTGGCACAGGGCAGGCTCATGGACCGGTTCGGGCCGACTCGACCACTGCTCTCCGTGTCCGCGTTGTTCGCGGTCACCATCGCGGCCCTGATCGCGGCCATCGAGGGGCACCTGGCCACCCCGGTGCTGGTGGCGCTCGCGTTCGGCATCGGCGTGTTCGAACCCTCCTGCGGCTCCGCCTCACGGGCGCTGTGGGGCAGACTGCTGCCGTCAGGCCCCGCGCTCACCGCCGCGTACTCGTACGAGGCCATCAGCATGGAGGTCTTCTTCATCCTCGGTCCCGGCCTCGCCGGTGCGCTCATCGCGGCGCCGTGGCCCGGCACCGGCATGGTGCTCGCGGCGTCGTGCATGGTGATCGGCGCGGTCATGTTCGCGCTCAGCCCCGCCGTACGGGCCTGGCCGCCCGCGGTGCGCGCCAACACGACACTGCTGGGGGCGTTCGCCAGTCCCGGCATGCGCACGCTCGCCCTCGCCGCTCTCGGCTTCGGCATGGTCATCGGCTTCGTCGAGGTGGCCATCCCGGCCGCCGCCACCGAAGCGGGCAACACCGCCATGGGCGGCGTCCTGCTGTCGGTGTGGTCGGTGAGCTCGGTGATCTTCGGGGTCCTGTTCAGCCTTCGGCCCTGGCCGAGGCCGCTGGGACTGCGGCTGCCCGTGCTGCTCGCACTCTTCGGAGCCGGCGTCGCGTTGCTGGCATGGCCGTCGACGCTGTGGGGGTTGGGCCTGGCCATGCTCGTGGCAGGCGCCATGATCACACCGCAGTCCACGAGCCACTCGATGGCCATCGAACTCGTGGCACCCAAGGACACGGCCGCCGAGGCGTTCGGCTGGGTGCTCACGGCCATCACGCTCGGACTGGCGATCGGGCAGTCGGCCAGCGGCTATCTCGTTGAGCGCAGTGGCCCGCCGCTGGCGTTCCTCGTGGCCGCGGTGTGTGCGCTCGCGCTGGCCGGCGTCGTGTGGCTGCGAAGGTCGTCCGTGCGCGCGGTCGCGCCCGCCACCGAGCAGCCGGACGGCGCTCTCGCCTGA
- a CDS encoding MBL fold metallo-hydrolase produces the protein MDHPAYGVPRKVSPVATVLLQNNPSTMTLDGTNTWILQAPGGSGRVVVDPGHALDDHVGALAELADVELILLTHWHPDHSEAAPALAQRLGAPVRAFDAKLCQGAGPLEDGEVLRAAGLTLEVLHTPGHTDDSVVLRVDHDDRTHVLTGDTVLGRGTTVLTDLGDYLDSLRALRALPPGSLGLPGHGPELADLATTAGEYLRHRQQRLDQVRQALRRLGTDATPRQVVELVYADVDRALWAPAEESVRAQLEYLRTRG, from the coding sequence ATGGACCACCCTGCCTACGGCGTTCCCCGGAAGGTGTCGCCCGTCGCGACGGTGCTGCTCCAGAACAACCCGTCGACGATGACGCTCGACGGCACCAACACCTGGATCCTTCAGGCGCCCGGCGGCTCCGGCCGGGTGGTGGTGGACCCCGGTCACGCCCTCGACGACCACGTGGGAGCGCTGGCGGAACTCGCGGATGTCGAGCTCATCCTGCTCACCCACTGGCATCCCGACCACTCCGAGGCCGCACCGGCGCTCGCGCAGCGGCTGGGCGCGCCCGTGCGCGCGTTCGACGCGAAGCTGTGCCAGGGGGCCGGCCCGTTGGAGGACGGCGAGGTGCTGCGGGCCGCGGGGCTGACTCTGGAGGTGCTGCACACGCCTGGTCACACGGACGACTCCGTCGTGCTCCGCGTCGACCACGACGACCGGACACACGTCCTCACCGGTGACACGGTGCTCGGCCGTGGCACCACCGTGCTCACCGACCTCGGTGACTACCTCGACTCCCTGCGCGCGTTGCGGGCCTTGCCGCCCGGGTCGCTGGGCCTTCCCGGGCACGGGCCCGAGCTCGCCGACCTCGCGACCACGGCGGGCGAGTACCTGCGTCACCGGCAGCAGCGCCTCGACCAGGTGCGGCAGGCACTGCGGCGACTGGGCACGGACGCCACACCACGGCAGGTGGTGGAACTGGTCTACGCCGACGTCGACCGAGCGCTGTGGGCGCCCGCGGAGGAGAGTGTGCGAGCGCAGCTGGAGTACCTGCGCACCCGGGGTTGA
- a CDS encoding NUDIX hydrolase — protein MTHSSNSGDGVGSFTVPASAVPSLPVKPSSNPVPAKDSATVVLVRDASNDTAGSGIEVFLQRRVRTMAFASGMTVFPGGGVDARDADASVGWVGPEPGLWARWFSCSESLARALVCTVVREAFEESGVLLAGTATEVVADTSAYADARAALTSGELSLAEFLADAGLMVRADLLRPWANWVTPEEEPRRYDARFFVAALPEGQVADGATTEAESTCWRSPADAIADAEAGRVALMPPTWHTLAEIGRFSSVAEVLASERTIRRIMPKLVNDGDRIVVEW, from the coding sequence GTGACTCACTCCTCGAACTCCGGCGACGGAGTCGGCTCGTTCACCGTGCCCGCGAGCGCTGTGCCGTCGCTGCCGGTGAAACCCTCGTCGAACCCCGTGCCCGCGAAGGACTCCGCGACCGTCGTGCTGGTGCGCGACGCCAGCAACGACACCGCCGGGTCCGGCATCGAGGTCTTCCTGCAACGGCGGGTCAGGACCATGGCCTTCGCGTCCGGCATGACGGTGTTTCCCGGCGGTGGCGTGGACGCGCGTGACGCCGACGCCTCGGTGGGCTGGGTCGGACCGGAGCCGGGGTTGTGGGCGCGCTGGTTCTCGTGCTCGGAGTCGCTGGCGAGAGCCCTGGTGTGCACCGTGGTGCGGGAGGCGTTCGAGGAGTCCGGTGTCCTGCTCGCGGGCACGGCCACCGAGGTCGTCGCCGACACCAGCGCCTACGCCGACGCCCGCGCCGCGCTGACGTCCGGAGAGCTGTCGCTGGCGGAGTTCCTCGCCGATGCCGGACTGATGGTGCGCGCCGACCTCCTGCGGCCGTGGGCGAACTGGGTCACCCCCGAGGAGGAGCCCCGTCGCTACGACGCGCGGTTCTTCGTCGCGGCGCTTCCGGAGGGACAGGTCGCCGACGGCGCCACGACCGAGGCCGAGTCGACGTGCTGGCGGAGTCCCGCTGACGCCATCGCCGACGCCGAGGCCGGTCGTGTGGCGCTGATGCCGCCGACCTGGCACACGCTCGCCGAGATCGGTCGGTTCTCGTCGGTGGCGGAGGTGCTGGCGAGCGAACGGACCATCCGCCGGATCATGCCGAAGCTGGTGAACGACGGCGACCGCATCGTGGTGGAGTGGTGA